From a region of the Bradyrhizobium sp. KBS0727 genome:
- the fabD gene encoding ACP S-malonyltransferase, translating to MTAAFTFPGQGSQAVGMGKALAEAFPAARAVFDEVDAALGEKLTAIIWDGPAETLQLTENAQPALMAVSLATLRVLETEAGFSVGRDAAYVAGHSLGEYSALAAAGSLSISDTARLLRIRGLAMQKAVPVGVGAMAALLGLDYEAATAVAAEAAQGQVCQAANDNGGGQVVVSGDKAAVERALDIAKTKGAKRAMLLPVSAPFHCKLMQPAADAMAKALADVTINAPASPLVSNVLASAITDPDEIRRRLIEQVTGTVRWRESVAYMAAHGVNRFFEIGAGKVLSGLVKRIADGAVGVSVSGPGDIAAAKDALAASA from the coding sequence ATGACGGCTGCATTTACATTTCCGGGGCAGGGTTCGCAGGCGGTTGGCATGGGCAAGGCCCTGGCGGAGGCCTTTCCGGCCGCGCGGGCCGTGTTTGACGAGGTCGACGCGGCGCTCGGCGAGAAGCTGACCGCGATCATCTGGGATGGCCCGGCCGAAACCCTCCAGCTCACCGAAAACGCCCAGCCGGCCCTGATGGCGGTCTCGCTCGCCACGTTGCGCGTGCTGGAGACCGAAGCGGGCTTCTCGGTCGGGCGGGATGCCGCTTACGTCGCCGGGCACTCGCTTGGCGAATATTCGGCGCTGGCCGCGGCCGGCAGCCTCAGCATCAGCGACACCGCGCGCCTGCTGCGCATCCGCGGTTTGGCCATGCAGAAGGCGGTGCCGGTCGGCGTCGGCGCGATGGCCGCGCTGCTCGGGCTCGACTATGAGGCGGCCACCGCGGTTGCCGCCGAAGCCGCGCAGGGGCAGGTCTGTCAGGCCGCCAACGACAATGGCGGCGGGCAGGTGGTGGTGTCCGGCGACAAGGCCGCGGTCGAACGCGCACTCGACATCGCCAAGACCAAGGGCGCCAAGCGGGCGATGCTGCTGCCGGTATCCGCGCCGTTCCACTGCAAGCTGATGCAGCCCGCCGCCGACGCGATGGCGAAGGCCCTGGCAGACGTGACGATCAACGCGCCGGCCTCGCCGCTGGTGTCGAACGTGCTGGCTTCAGCCATCACCGACCCCGACGAGATCCGCCGCCGGCTGATCGAACAGGTCACCGGCACCGTGCGCTGGCGCGAGTCGGTCGCTTACATGGCGGCCCACGGCGTTAACAGGTTCTTTGAGATCGGCGCCGGCAAGGTGTTGAGCGGGTTGGTCAAGCGCATTGCCGACGGCGCGGTCGGCGTGTCCGTCAGCGGGCCCGGCGACATTGCCGCCGCCAAGGACGCATTGGCTGCGTCGGCGTAA
- the rplI gene encoding 50S ribosomal protein L9, protein MEVILLERVAKLGQMGEVVRVKDGFARNFLLKRGKALRATADNRSKFDGMKAELEANNIKAKGEASKVAEKINGRNVVVLRQASETGQLFGSVSVRDIIASFEADGVTISRSQVLLDAPIKTIGKHAIAIAVHPEVEVSVSVTVARSADEAERINRGEDISTRQEDQDAAAEALAAAGEFFDPEAQHDDEAPAAETEK, encoded by the coding sequence ATGGAAGTCATTTTGCTGGAACGCGTCGCCAAGCTCGGCCAGATGGGCGAAGTCGTCCGCGTCAAGGACGGGTTTGCCCGCAACTTTTTGCTCAAGCGCGGCAAGGCGCTGCGCGCCACCGCCGACAACCGCTCCAAGTTCGACGGCATGAAGGCCGAACTCGAGGCCAACAACATCAAGGCCAAGGGCGAAGCGAGCAAGGTCGCCGAGAAGATCAACGGCCGCAACGTCGTCGTGCTGCGTCAGGCTTCCGAAACCGGCCAGCTGTTCGGTTCGGTCAGCGTGCGCGACATCATTGCGTCGTTCGAGGCCGATGGCGTCACCATCAGCCGCAGCCAGGTTCTGCTCGACGCGCCGATCAAGACCATCGGCAAGCACGCGATCGCGATCGCGGTGCATCCGGAAGTCGAAGTCAGCGTCAGCGTCACCGTGGCGCGCAGCGCCGATGAAGCCGAGCGCATCAACCGCGGCGAAGACATCTCGACCCGCCAGGAAGACCAGGACGCCGCCGCCGAGGCGCTCGCCGCCGCCGGCGAGTTCTTCGATCCGGAAGCCCAGCACGACGACGAAGCGCCGGCGGCCGAGACCGAGAAGTAA
- a CDS encoding YicC/YloC family endoribonuclease produces the protein MALSSMTGFARSHGASGPYTFEWELKSVNAKGFDLRLRLPPGWDELEATAKKRAGEVLSRGTVYANLNVKRTDAVSTVRINENVLASIIKVAGELGGKIDAVAPSIDGLLSLKGVIEVVEPESDEAEEKAAKAAAAAAFEQALTNLVEMRRREGTTLGQILLQRMDEIEKLAKKAEAAPGRKPEAIKARLAEQIAALLETSERFDSDRLNQEAILIASRADIREELDRIASHVAQAREMIRKGGPVGRRLDFLAQEFNREVNTCCSKSNDLELTQTGLEMKNVVEQFREQVQNLE, from the coding sequence ATGGCGCTATCGAGCATGACCGGTTTTGCCCGGAGCCACGGCGCCAGCGGTCCCTACACGTTCGAATGGGAATTGAAATCGGTCAACGCCAAGGGCTTTGACCTGCGGCTGCGGCTGCCGCCGGGATGGGACGAACTCGAGGCCACGGCCAAGAAGCGTGCCGGCGAGGTTCTCTCGCGCGGCACGGTATACGCCAACCTCAACGTCAAGCGCACCGATGCGGTCTCGACGGTGCGCATCAACGAGAATGTGCTGGCCTCGATCATCAAGGTGGCCGGCGAACTCGGCGGCAAGATCGACGCGGTGGCGCCGAGCATCGACGGTCTGCTGAGCCTCAAGGGCGTCATCGAGGTCGTCGAACCCGAGAGCGACGAGGCGGAAGAGAAGGCGGCAAAGGCCGCGGCGGCCGCGGCGTTCGAGCAGGCGCTCACCAATCTGGTCGAGATGCGACGCCGCGAGGGCACGACGCTCGGGCAAATTCTGCTCCAGCGCATGGACGAGATTGAGAAGCTGGCGAAGAAGGCCGAGGCCGCACCCGGCCGCAAGCCCGAGGCGATCAAGGCGCGCCTGGCCGAGCAGATCGCAGCGCTGCTCGAAACTTCCGAGCGCTTCGATTCCGACCGCCTCAATCAAGAAGCGATCCTGATCGCGAGCAGGGCCGACATCCGCGAAGAACTCGATCGCATTGCCTCGCATGTTGCCCAGGCGCGCGAAATGATCCGCAAGGGCGGACCGGTCGGGCGGCGGCTCGATTTCCTCGCCCAGGAATTCAACCGCGAGGTCAACACCTGTTGCTCCAAGTCGAACGATCTGGAATTGACCCAGACCGGGCTCGAGATGAAAAACGTGGTCGAGCAGTTTCGCGAACAGGTCCAGAATCTGGAGTGA
- a CDS encoding fatty acid desaturase family protein has product MTALRMRARDFLTEDQLIAVRERSTWKGAAMIVHAWALILGAIALVAWWPNPLTFILAVGIIGSRQLGLAILMHDGAHGCLSADEKTNLTLSQWFCAYPIFGETRAYRRYHLQHHARTQQDDDPDLVLSAPFPITGISYRRKFVRDITGQTGYQQRKAQLLNALGPKEWPLSQRAAHFWEKLGPQCIVNAVMFAGLAAAGVWWAYPLLWLLPLVTWQMVITRIRNIAEHAVVPDSADPLRNTRTTHANFLERLFIAPYYVNYHLEHHLLFYVPCYNLPRVHRILSQSRHAARMEVQPNYATVLRLATAKPNQQDRPGQLASSVRRARAGAEVGSDQAAGGF; this is encoded by the coding sequence ATGACCGCGCTTCGCATGCGGGCCCGCGATTTCCTGACCGAAGATCAACTGATCGCCGTGCGCGAGCGCTCGACGTGGAAGGGCGCGGCCATGATCGTGCACGCCTGGGCACTGATATTGGGCGCGATCGCGCTGGTGGCGTGGTGGCCCAACCCGCTGACATTCATTCTGGCGGTCGGCATCATCGGCTCGCGTCAACTCGGGCTTGCGATTCTGATGCATGACGGCGCCCATGGCTGTCTCTCGGCCGACGAGAAGACCAACCTGACCCTGAGCCAGTGGTTCTGCGCCTATCCGATTTTCGGCGAGACGCGCGCCTATCGCCGCTATCATTTGCAGCATCATGCCAGGACGCAGCAGGACGACGATCCCGACCTGGTGCTGTCGGCGCCGTTCCCGATCACGGGGATAAGCTACCGTCGCAAATTCGTGCGCGATATCACCGGGCAGACCGGCTATCAGCAGCGCAAGGCGCAACTGCTCAACGCGCTCGGGCCGAAGGAATGGCCGCTTTCGCAGCGCGCCGCGCATTTCTGGGAGAAGCTCGGCCCGCAATGCATCGTCAATGCGGTGATGTTCGCAGGGCTCGCCGCCGCCGGCGTCTGGTGGGCCTATCCGCTGCTATGGCTGTTGCCGCTGGTCACCTGGCAGATGGTGATCACCCGCATCCGCAACATCGCCGAGCATGCGGTGGTGCCCGACAGCGCCGATCCGCTGCGCAATACCCGCACCACCCACGCCAATTTCCTCGAGCGGCTGTTCATCGCGCCGTACTACGTCAACTACCACCTCGAGCATCATCTGCTGTTCTACGTGCCCTGCTACAACCTGCCGCGGGTGCACCGCATCTTAAGCCAAAGCCGGCATGCGGCCCGCATGGAAGTGCAGCCGAATTACGCGACCGTGCTGCGGCTGGCGACGGCGAAGCCGAACCAGCAGGATCGCCCCGGACAGTTGGCGAGCAGCGTGCGCCGCGCGCGGGCCGGTGCCGAGGTAGGCAGCGATCAGGCGGCCGGCGGCTTCTAG
- the rpsR gene encoding 30S ribosomal protein S18, with translation MAEAGARRPFFRRRKTCPFTGPNAPKIDYKDSKLLMRYVSERGKIVPSRITAVSAKKQRELARAIKRSRFLGLLPYVIR, from the coding sequence ATGGCTGAAGCTGGTGCACGCCGTCCGTTTTTCCGTCGCCGCAAGACCTGCCCGTTCACGGGTCCGAATGCGCCGAAGATCGACTACAAGGATTCCAAGCTGCTGATGCGTTACGTCTCCGAGCGCGGCAAGATCGTGCCGAGCCGCATCACCGCCGTCTCCGCCAAGAAGCAGCGTGAACTCGCCCGCGCCATCAAGCGCTCGCGGTTCCTCGGCCTCTTGCCCTACGTTATTCGCTAA
- a CDS encoding acyl carrier protein: MSEIGERVKKIVVEHLGVEPDKVVDAASFIDDLGADSLDTVELVMAFEEEFGCEIPDDAAETILTVGDATKFLEKNAKS, encoded by the coding sequence ATGAGTGAGATTGGCGAGCGGGTTAAGAAGATTGTTGTCGAGCATCTCGGTGTCGAGCCGGACAAGGTGGTCGACGCTGCGAGTTTCATCGACGACCTCGGCGCCGACAGCCTCGACACCGTCGAGCTTGTGATGGCATTTGAAGAAGAGTTCGGTTGCGAAATTCCCGATGACGCCGCCGAGACGATTTTGACCGTCGGCGACGCGACCAAGTTTCTCGAAAAGAACGCGAAAAGCTGA
- a CDS encoding TetR/AcrR family transcriptional regulator C-terminal domain-containing protein — MAPKSVQSAPEAPSGDPKHAARATRSAGREMRSRLLDGASRLFRERGLAGTSISDIAAAADAFPSQITYYFRTKEALFVEAACRDMLYVARAAEQAALQVHTPRDYTRALVESVTATDSVAFFAEALTLTRRRQDLAPLVERTIERLHGEGLRAYSNQIERHGWNTLRDPDATSRRFWAVAIGVMVEGYAMGRSAEELCAEMLRVLGEQATPKPAGDRTRLRVVDDRDASVSDSPDGETSS, encoded by the coding sequence ATGGCTCCCAAATCCGTCCAATCGGCTCCCGAAGCGCCCAGCGGCGATCCCAAGCACGCCGCCCGCGCGACCCGCTCGGCGGGGCGCGAGATGCGTTCGCGGCTGCTGGACGGCGCCAGCCGCCTGTTCCGCGAGCGCGGCCTGGCCGGCACGTCGATCTCCGATATCGCAGCCGCCGCCGACGCTTTCCCCAGCCAGATCACCTATTACTTCCGCACCAAGGAAGCGTTGTTCGTCGAAGCCGCCTGCCGCGACATGCTGTATGTGGCGCGGGCGGCCGAGCAGGCGGCGCTGCAGGTGCATACGCCGCGGGATTACACGCGCGCGCTGGTCGAGAGCGTGACGGCGACCGATTCGGTGGCGTTCTTCGCCGAGGCGCTGACCTTGACGCGGCGCCGCCAGGATCTGGCGCCGCTGGTCGAGCGCACTATCGAGCGGCTGCACGGCGAGGGGCTGCGCGCCTATTCGAACCAGATCGAACGGCACGGCTGGAATACCTTGCGCGATCCCGACGCGACCTCGCGGCGGTTCTGGGCGGTCGCGATCGGCGTGATGGTCGAGGGCTATGCCATGGGCCGCTCGGCGGAAGAACTGTGCGCCGAGATGCTGCGCGTGTTGGGCGAGCAGGCGACTCCAAAACCGGCCGGCGACCGTACGCGCCTGCGCGTCGTCGATGACCGCGATGCATCCGTTTCAGATTCACCCGACGGGGAGACTTCATCATGA
- the mltG gene encoding endolytic transglycosylase MltG: MSERPPISPRSPRAALEPEQVPPPPKRSERARNPFVVIGNAIITILIILMIGAGTAYYYGRQLLETPGPLQEDKVVNIPARAGKRDIADALQREGVINVNPWLFIGSVFALKASSDLKPGEYEFRKSASLRDVIATIVEGKVVQHSVTIPEGLTSEQIVARLTDNDIFAGSVREVPREGTLLPETYKFPRGTTRDQVIQRMQQTQKRVLAEIWERRNPDVPIKSPEALVTLASIIEKETGKADERSRVAAVFVNRLRQKIKLQSDPTIIYGLVGGKGTLGRPIKRSEITQPSPYNTYVIDGLPPGPIANPGRASLEAAANPARTRDLFFVADGTGGHTFTETYDQHQKNVAKLRAMEKQIQNDTVEPADEPPPAAAAGAAADTNPTATTTKPAAPKKPARPAAPAAAPARQGAAQSTTTPPVIQR, encoded by the coding sequence ATGAGTGAGAGGCCGCCCATTTCACCACGGAGCCCGCGGGCTGCGCTGGAGCCCGAGCAGGTGCCGCCGCCGCCGAAGCGGTCGGAGCGCGCCCGCAATCCATTCGTCGTGATCGGCAATGCCATCATCACCATCCTGATCATCCTGATGATCGGCGCGGGGACTGCATATTATTACGGCAGGCAATTGCTGGAAACGCCGGGCCCGTTGCAGGAAGACAAGGTCGTCAACATTCCCGCGCGTGCCGGCAAACGCGACATCGCCGACGCGCTGCAGCGCGAGGGCGTGATCAACGTCAATCCGTGGCTGTTCATCGGCAGCGTGTTTGCGCTGAAAGCGAGTTCCGATCTCAAGCCGGGCGAATATGAATTCAGGAAGAGCGCCAGCCTGCGCGACGTCATTGCCACCATCGTCGAGGGCAAGGTGGTGCAGCACTCCGTCACCATCCCCGAAGGCCTGACCTCGGAACAGATCGTGGCGCGGCTCACCGACAACGACATCTTCGCAGGCAGCGTGCGGGAAGTGCCGCGTGAGGGCACGCTGCTGCCCGAGACCTACAAGTTCCCGCGCGGCACCACGCGCGATCAGGTGATCCAGCGCATGCAGCAGACCCAGAAGCGGGTGCTTGCGGAAATCTGGGAGCGCCGCAACCCGGACGTTCCGATCAAGTCGCCGGAGGCGCTGGTCACGCTGGCCTCGATCATCGAGAAGGAAACCGGCAAGGCCGACGAGCGCAGCCGCGTCGCCGCGGTATTCGTCAATCGCTTGCGTCAGAAGATCAAGCTGCAGTCCGATCCGACCATCATCTACGGCCTGGTCGGCGGCAAAGGCACGCTGGGTCGACCGATCAAGCGCTCGGAGATCACGCAGCCGTCGCCCTACAACACCTATGTGATCGACGGTCTGCCGCCGGGCCCGATCGCCAATCCCGGTCGCGCCTCGCTGGAAGCGGCCGCCAACCCGGCGCGCACGCGCGACCTGTTCTTTGTCGCCGACGGGACCGGCGGGCATACCTTCACTGAAACCTACGACCAGCATCAGAAGAACGTCGCCAAGCTGCGGGCCATGGAAAAGCAGATTCAGAACGACACCGTCGAACCGGCCGACGAACCGCCGCCGGCGGCCGCGGCCGGTGCCGCCGCCGATACCAATCCGACCGCAACGACGACCAAGCCAGCGGCGCCGAAGAAGCCCGCGCGTCCGGCGGCGCCAGCCGCTGCACCTGCCCGCCAGGGCGCCGCGCAATCGACCACAACGCCGCCGGTGATTCAGCGTTGA
- a CDS encoding PaaI family thioesterase, which produces MTADSDPDFAPIETQIRDNVGRQGFMSHIGAELSELARGSCTLEVDRRPELLQQHGLFHGGVTAFLVDNATTIAAATSRGQSALTAEYKLNLLSPAVGERLICRARVIKPGRQVAVVAADVFCITDGVEKHTATALASIAMLDEKAAARIAG; this is translated from the coding sequence ATGACGGCAGATAGCGACCCTGATTTCGCGCCCATCGAAACGCAGATCCGCGACAACGTCGGACGGCAGGGTTTTATGAGCCACATTGGCGCGGAGCTATCCGAGCTGGCGCGCGGGTCGTGCACGCTTGAGGTCGACCGCCGGCCGGAACTGTTGCAGCAGCACGGGCTGTTTCACGGCGGCGTCACCGCTTTCCTGGTCGACAATGCGACCACGATCGCGGCGGCGACATCGCGGGGACAGTCGGCGCTGACCGCGGAATATAAATTGAATCTGTTGTCGCCGGCGGTGGGCGAACGCCTGATCTGCCGGGCGCGCGTGATCAAGCCTGGGCGTCAGGTCGCCGTCGTCGCGGCCGACGTGTTTTGCATCACCGATGGTGTCGAGAAGCACACCGCGACCGCGCTTGCCTCGATCGCCATGCTCGACGAGAAGGCGGCCGCCAGGATAGCAGGCTAA
- the rpsF gene encoding 30S ribosomal protein S6: MPLYEHVFLARQDASTQQVEELTTQMTGIVEGLGGKVVKMENWGVRSLTYRMNKNRKAHFVLMNLDAPSAAVTEIERQERISEDVIRYLTVRVEEHEEGPSAMMRKADRDRERDDRGGGFRGDREGGFRGDREGGGFRGDRGPRRPREDEATAAVEE; this comes from the coding sequence ATGCCTCTTTACGAGCATGTATTTCTCGCGCGTCAGGATGCGAGCACCCAGCAGGTTGAAGAACTGACCACCCAGATGACCGGCATCGTCGAAGGTCTCGGCGGCAAGGTCGTGAAGATGGAAAACTGGGGCGTGCGCTCGCTCACCTATCGCATGAACAAGAATCGCAAAGCGCATTTCGTGCTGATGAATCTCGATGCTCCCTCGGCTGCGGTCACGGAGATCGAACGTCAGGAGCGGATCAGCGAAGACGTGATCCGTTATCTCACCGTCCGCGTCGAAGAGCACGAGGAAGGTCCCTCGGCGATGATGCGCAAGGCTGATCGCGATCGCGAACGTGACGATCGTGGCGGCGGCTTCCGCGGCGACCGCGAAGGCGGATTCCGTGGCGATCGCGAAGGCGGTGGATTCCGCGGCGACCGTGGCCCGCGTCGGCCGCGTGAGGACGAAGCAACCGCAGCGGTTGAGGAGTAA
- the fabF gene encoding beta-ketoacyl-ACP synthase II — protein sequence MRRVVVTGLGMVTPLGCGVDTTWARILNGESGARKIETFEVADLSSQIACVIPRGDGSEGSFNPDQWMEPKDQRKVDDFIIFAMAAARQALDDANWHPESEADKCATGTLIGSGIGGLSGIADTALLLKERGPRKVSPFFIPGRLINLASGYVSIEHGLKGPNHSVVTACSTGAHAIGDASRLIMLGDADVMVAGGTESPICRLAMAGFCAARALSTGFNETPEKASRPYDKDRDGFVMGEGAGIVVLEEYEHAKNRGAKIYAEVVGYGLSGDAYHITSPAPDGDGGFRSMSAALKRAGISASDLDYINAHGTSTQIGDEIELGAVERLLGNAASKVSMSSTKSSTGHLLGAAGAIEAIFSILAIRDNIVPPTINLENPSVQTAIDLVPQTARKREIDVALSNSFGFGGTNASVIVRRVID from the coding sequence ATGAGACGGGTTGTCGTCACGGGGCTGGGCATGGTTACGCCGCTCGGCTGCGGCGTTGACACAACGTGGGCGCGTATCCTCAACGGCGAAAGCGGCGCCAGGAAGATCGAGACATTTGAAGTCGCCGATCTCTCCAGCCAGATCGCCTGCGTAATTCCGCGCGGCGACGGCTCCGAAGGCAGCTTCAATCCCGACCAGTGGATGGAGCCGAAGGACCAGCGCAAGGTCGACGACTTCATTATCTTTGCGATGGCCGCGGCGCGCCAGGCGCTCGACGATGCCAACTGGCATCCCGAGTCCGAGGCTGACAAATGCGCGACCGGCACTCTGATCGGCTCGGGCATCGGCGGCCTGTCCGGCATTGCCGACACCGCGCTGCTGCTGAAGGAACGCGGTCCGCGCAAGGTATCGCCGTTCTTCATTCCGGGCCGGCTGATCAATCTGGCTTCCGGCTATGTCTCGATCGAGCACGGTCTCAAGGGACCCAATCATTCCGTCGTGACGGCCTGTTCGACCGGCGCGCATGCGATCGGCGACGCCTCGCGGCTGATCATGCTCGGCGATGCCGACGTCATGGTCGCGGGCGGAACCGAATCGCCGATCTGCCGGCTGGCGATGGCGGGCTTCTGCGCCGCGCGCGCGCTCTCGACCGGCTTCAACGAAACGCCGGAAAAGGCCTCGCGCCCCTATGACAAGGATCGCGACGGCTTCGTGATGGGTGAGGGCGCCGGCATCGTGGTGCTCGAGGAATACGAGCACGCGAAAAACCGCGGCGCGAAAATCTACGCCGAAGTGGTCGGCTACGGCCTGTCGGGCGACGCCTACCACATTACGTCGCCGGCGCCGGACGGCGACGGCGGCTTCCGCAGCATGAGCGCGGCGCTGAAGCGCGCCGGCATTTCCGCATCCGATCTCGACTACATCAACGCGCACGGCACTTCGACGCAGATCGGCGACGAGATCGAGCTCGGCGCGGTGGAACGGTTGCTCGGCAACGCCGCTTCGAAGGTGTCGATGTCGTCGACCAAATCGTCGACCGGGCACTTGCTGGGCGCGGCCGGCGCCATCGAGGCGATTTTCAGCATCCTCGCGATTCGCGACAACATCGTTCCGCCCACCATCAATCTCGAAAATCCGTCGGTGCAAACCGCGATCGATCTGGTGCCGCAAACGGCGCGCAAGCGTGAGATCGATGTCGCACTCTCCAATTCCTTCGGTTTCGGGGGTACCAACGCCTCCGTGATCGTGCGGCGCGTGATTGATTAG
- a CDS encoding TetR/AcrR family transcriptional regulator has protein sequence MTTAREDLLAAGLAVFDRDGFEGATVAAIRTRARASNGSFFHFFGSKKELAGTLFLEILGRYHASVLAAIGEPCGAQEGVRRLIRAHLGWVVNNRREARYLFEISRSEWTEEVRGAQREQNSRLAEAVERWRTPLLARGELLPMTATLFFSQIIGPAQIFCRAWLSGRDRADPRDQIDVLIACAIRAVVAPDTGNKPGENP, from the coding sequence GTGACAACGGCGCGCGAGGATTTGCTGGCGGCGGGATTGGCGGTGTTCGATCGCGACGGCTTTGAGGGCGCAACGGTTGCGGCCATCCGAACCCGTGCGCGGGCATCCAACGGCAGCTTCTTTCATTTCTTCGGATCGAAGAAGGAACTCGCCGGCACCCTGTTTCTGGAAATCCTCGGCCGCTATCACGCCTCGGTCCTCGCCGCGATCGGCGAACCCTGCGGCGCGCAGGAGGGGGTGAGGCGGCTGATCCGTGCGCATCTCGGCTGGGTCGTGAACAACAGGCGCGAAGCACGTTATCTGTTTGAGATTTCCCGCAGCGAATGGACCGAAGAGGTCCGGGGTGCGCAACGTGAGCAGAATTCGCGGCTGGCGGAAGCCGTCGAGCGATGGCGGACACCGCTGCTCGCGCGCGGCGAATTGCTGCCGATGACGGCAACGCTGTTCTTCAGCCAGATCATCGGGCCGGCGCAGATTTTCTGCCGCGCCTGGCTGTCGGGCCGCGACCGTGCCGATCCGAGAGACCAGATCGACGTCCTGATCGCCTGCGCCATCCGTGCGGTGGTCGCGCCGGATACAGGCAACAAGCCGGGAGAAAACCCATGA
- the fabG gene encoding 3-oxoacyl-[acyl-carrier-protein] reductase, producing MFDLTGRTALVTGATGGIGGAIAQALHRQGATVAISGTRREVLDSFAGQLGERVHVLPCNLSDSAEVEALVPAAEAAMGQVDILIANAGITRDNLFVQLRDEDWDDVIKVNLTATFRLARAATKLMMRKRFGRIIAITSIVGVTGNPGQANYTASKAGIIGLIKTLGAEYAKRNVTANCIAPGFIKTPMTDALNDKQRETILTKVPAARLGTPEDIAAAAVYLASNEAGYVTGQTIHVNGGMAMI from the coding sequence ATGTTCGATTTGACGGGCAGGACGGCGCTGGTGACCGGCGCGACCGGTGGCATCGGCGGGGCGATCGCGCAGGCGTTGCACAGACAGGGTGCGACGGTGGCGATTTCCGGGACCCGCCGCGAGGTGCTGGATTCGTTCGCCGGCCAGTTGGGCGAACGCGTCCATGTATTGCCGTGCAACCTCTCCGACAGTGCCGAGGTCGAGGCGCTGGTGCCCGCGGCGGAAGCCGCGATGGGACAGGTCGATATCCTGATCGCCAACGCCGGCATCACCCGCGACAACCTGTTCGTGCAGTTGCGCGACGAGGACTGGGACGACGTCATCAAGGTCAACCTGACCGCGACCTTCCGGTTGGCCCGCGCCGCGACCAAACTGATGATGCGCAAGCGCTTCGGCCGCATCATCGCGATCACCTCGATCGTCGGCGTCACCGGCAACCCCGGCCAGGCCAACTACACCGCCTCGAAGGCCGGAATCATCGGCCTGATCAAGACGCTGGGCGCGGAATATGCCAAGCGCAACGTGACCGCCAATTGCATCGCGCCGGGATTCATCAAGACGCCGATGACCGACGCGCTCAACGACAAGCAGCGCGAGACCATCCTGACCAAGGTTCCTGCCGCACGGTTGGGGACGCCGGAGGACATTGCTGCAGCAGCGGTCTATCTGGCTTCGAACGAGGCCGGCTACGTCACCGGCCAGACGATTCACGTCAACGGCGGAATGGCCATGATTTGA